In a genomic window of Scyliorhinus torazame isolate Kashiwa2021f chromosome 5, sScyTor2.1, whole genome shotgun sequence:
- the LOC140419268 gene encoding uncharacterized protein isoform X1 → MEGKCAVHSEKKPDTCSVYGQDFSPSSGLTKHNYRHHSEKPWKCGDCGKGFNYPSELGNHQRSHSGERPFTCSECGKGFTCSSSLLQHRQVHTDERPFKCPVCGKCHKSSRELTGHQRVHSDERPFKCSHCETGFKTLSVLTVHQRIHTGERPFICFTCGKGFAHSSHLRTHQRIHTGKRPFKCQDCEKGYTSSWELMFHQRVHTGERPFRCSHCGTGFRRSSDLIVHQRVHTGERPFNCSECGKGFTRLSTLLEHQRIHSGERPFTCSKCGKGFTRSSHLLTHQRVHTGERPFTCSECGKGFTQSSHLVTHRRIHTGERPFTCPGCGKGFTQSANLLLHQQLHK, encoded by the coding sequence ATGGAAGGAAAATGCGCCGTTCACAGTGAAAAGAAACCGGACACATGTTCTGTGTATGGACAAGACTTTAGTCCCTCATCTGGTCTGACAAAACATAACTATCGTCACCACAGTGAGAAGCCTTGGAAAtgcggagactgtgggaagggctttAATTACCCATCTGAGTTGGGGAATCATCAGCGcagtcacagtggggagagaccgttcacctgctctgagtgtgggaagggattcacttgttcatccTCTCTGCTGCAACACCGACAAGTTCACACagacgagagaccttttaaatgtccagtctGTGGGAAGTGTCATAAAAGTTCCCGGGAACTGACtggtcatcaacgtgttcacagtgacgagagaccgttcaaatGCTCTCACTGCGAGACTGGTTTCAAGACATTATCTGTCCTCActgtccaccagcgaattcacactggggagaggccattcatctgcttcacgtgtgggaaaggatttgctcactcatcccacctgcggacacaccagcgaattcacaccgggaagagaccttttaaatgtcaggACTGTGAGAAAGGCTATACAAGTTCCTGGGAACTGATgtttcatcaacgtgttcacactggggagaggccgttcagatgctctcactgtgggactgggttcaggcgatcatctgatctgattgtacatcagcgagttcacactggagagagacccttcaactgctctgagtgtgggaagggatttactcggttatccaccctgctggAACATCAGCGCATCCacagtggagagaggccgttcacctgctccaagtgtgggaagggattcactcggtcatcccacctactgacacatcagcgagttcacactggggagaggccattcacctgctcagagtgtggcaaaggattcactcaatcatcgcaTCTGGTAacacatcggcgcattcacactggggaaagaccgttcacctgccctgggtgtgggaagggattcacacagtcagcCAACCTGCTGCTACACCAGCAACTTCACAAGTGA
- the LOC140419272 gene encoding ER membrane protein complex subunit 4-like, which translates to MAAGAALANRARWQKSTLELNPSGSRRSRDQQYGQGDFMSPVAYSDKQLPDIRVQETDRILVEKLCWDIAFGPLKQLPMNLFIMYTAGNNISIFPIMMVCMMAWRPIHALMSMSPIFKVLGNSTQHWLQRVLYFIGNLLGLALAVYKCQAMGLLPTHSSDWLAFLQPPQRVEYTGGGLVL; encoded by the exons ATGGCTGCGGGGGCGGCGCTCGCCAACCGCGCGCGCTGGCAGAAGTCGACCCTCGAGCTCAACCCGAGCGGCAGCCGCAG GAGCCGTGATCAACAGTATGGCCAGGGCGACTTCATGAGCCCAGTCGCATATTCAGACAAACAGCTTCCAGACATCCGCGTCCAAGAAACAGACCGGATCCTGGTTGAGAAA CTCTGCTGGGACATCGCCTTTGGCCCATTGAAGCAGCTGCCCATGAATCTGTTCATTATGTACACAGCCGGCAACAACATCTCCATCTTCCCTATCATGATGGTTTGCATGATGGCCTGGAGACCTATACACGCACTGATGTCCATGTCGCCAA TCTTTAAGGTCCTGGGGAATTCGACTCAGCACTGGCTGCAGCGTGTGCTCTACTTCATCGGCAACCTGCTGGGGTTGGCCCTAGCCGTCTACAAGTGCCAGGCGATGGGGCTGCTGCCCACACACTCCTCCGACTGGCTGGCATTCCTCCAGCCGCCCCAG AGAGTGGAGTACACGGGCGGGGGGCTGGTCCTGTGA